In the genome of Nerophis ophidion isolate RoL-2023_Sa linkage group LG28, RoL_Noph_v1.0, whole genome shotgun sequence, the window ctgttatgctgatgacacccaactctacatgcccctaaagctgaccaacacgccggactgtagtcagctggaggcgtgtcttaatgaaattaaacaatggatgtccgctaactttttgcaactcaacgccaaaaaaacggaaaaactgattatcggtcctgctagacaccgaactctatttaataatacaactctaacatttgacaaccaaacaattaaacaaggcgacacggtaaagaatctgggtgttatcttcgacccaactctctcctttgagtcacacattaaaagcgttactaaaacggccttctttcatctccgtaatatcgctaaaattcgctccattctgtccactaaagacgctgagatcattatccatgggtttgttacgtctcgcctcgattactgtaacgtattattttcgggtctccccatgtctagcattaaaagattacagttggtacaaaatgcggctgctagacttttgacaagaacaagaaagtttgatcacattacgcctgtactggctcacctgcactggcttcctgtgcacttaagatgtgactttaaggttttactacttacgtataaaatactacacggtctagctccatcctatcttgccgattgtattgtaccatatgtcccggcaagaaatctgcgttcaaaggactccggcttattagtgattcccaaagcccaaaaaaagtctgcgggctatagagctttttcatttcgggctccagtactctggaatgccctcccggtaacagttcgagatgccacctcagtagaagcatttaagtctcaccttaaaactcatttgtatactctagcctttaaatagactccctttttagaccagttgatctgccgcttcttttctttttcttctatgtcccactctcctttgtggagggggtctggtccggtccggtggccatgtactgcttgcctgtgtatcggctggggacatctctgcgctgctgatccgcctccgcttgggatggtttcctgctggctccgctgtgaacgggactctcgctgctgtgttggatccgctttggactggactctcgcgactgtgttggatccattatggattgaactttcacagtatcatgttagacccgctcgacatccattgctttcctcctctccaaggttctcatagtcatcattgtcaccgacgtcccactgggtcattattgtcaccgatgtcccactgggtgtgagttttccttgcccttatgtgggcctaccgaggatgtcgtagtggtttctgcagccctttgagacactagtgatttagggctatataagtaaacattgattgattgattgacatttttgatgggagacaattctggactacaggcaggccagtcttgtacctgcactcttttactatgaagccacgctgttgtgacacgtggcttggcattgtcttgctgaaataagtaggggcatccatgaaatagaccttgcttggatggcaacatatgttgctccaaaacctatatgtatctttcagcattaatggtgccttcacagatgtgtaagttactcatgccttgagTACTGactcacccccataccatcacagatgctggcttttgaactttgcgcctagaaaaatccggatggttcttttcttctttggtctggaggatacgacgtccacagtttccaaaacaatttgaaatgtagactcgtcataccacagaacacttttccactttgcattagtccatcttagatgagctggggcccagcgaagtcgcaagtgtttctgggtgttgttgataaatggctttggctatgcatagtagagttttaacttgcacttacagatgtagcgaccaactgtagttactgacagtggttttctgcctatgtggtcatatcctttacacactgatgtcgcttttaaatgcagtaccgcctgagggatcagaggcccgtaatatcatcgcttacgtgcagtgatttctccagattctctaaaccttttgatattacgggCCGCAGAacttgaaatccctaaattccttgcagtagcttgttgagagatattgttattaaactttttgacaatttgctcacacattttttcCAAAAGTTGGTGccctcaccctatccttgtttgtgaatgactgagcatttcatggaagctgctgtttcccaattagcctgttcacctgtaggatgttccaagtaagtgtttgatgagcattcctcaactttctcactcttttttccacttgtgcaagcttttgtgaaacatgttgctggcatcaaacacCAAATTaactgatatttgcaaaaaaaaaaaaaagttttccagttcaaacgttaagtaacttgtctttgcagtctattcaattgaatataggttgaaagggatttgcaaatcattgtattctgcttttattcaccatttacacaatgtgccaactttactggttttgggttttttagaatgtataaccattgaaatatgtcaggaaaaaagcaaacacatattcatcagttgtatatatagatcacctaagtcaagtatagaaacatttgaagattaAATCAAGGCaaattacatggacaatggtcaaCAGATAATGTTCTTATctggtgactttaatattgacttacttAACCCTAAAAAGCAAAAGtccattgatgacatcatcgtcagcatcagtttatatcctaaaatcacaaagccaagcagaatcaccggacactgtgccacgcttattgatcatatttttaccaatgattttgataacactacaagtggtctacttataaccaACATTAGtcatcatctgccagttttcgcAATATACAATAATTCTCAGACACACTGATAGAAAACAATACAATGAATAATAATAGTTGAACATGATCAGTAAAAAGTctgattaaaaaggtgtgtccttagcccttttttaaaaaatatcagcggtctctgcagtcctgaggctctctggcaggctgttccacaggtgggggccataaGAGAACATAACACCCACTCTCTGTCAAATAGTCAAAAACAGATCAATCAAAATGGTTTATGACCTTTAAGCCACGCCCCCGGATGTTGATGTGATCAATAGGTCACTGACAGTATGATTTGACCGATCAATCCATTAAAGATGACCATGTATTTTACAGTCTGATACTAACAGTCTGATTTGTCGGATGTCAGTTGTTTTGAAAATCTATGAAGGATTTGTCTATGAAGGATTTGTGTTATTGTGttcgtgtgcgtgcgtgcgtgcgtgcgtgcgtgcgtgtgcgtgcgtgcgtgtgcgtgcgtgcgtgctttgtgcgcgcgcgcgcgtctgtgtgtttttttgtggGCCCACCCAGGAAGGATAGAAGAATGTCTTGTGCTACCATGAGGGTTTGTGTGGGCTCATTTTTTTCCTTGTGTGCCACTTCAGAGTAGAAACAAACACATTCGGAAAAGTTCTGATTATTTCTCATAAAAGTCATTGTaatgtgtcttgcagacgtctgtgaacaacatcttctctctgagcaacaggagtggagcttcaggatggtaAAGGAGGAGCCACCGCCCtcttactttaaagaggaagacaaGGACCCACTCACCCCCCACttcaaagaggaagaagaggtgCCAGAGACCCcacattttaaaaagaaattgAATGATCCACTGACCCCCAACATTAAACTGAACAAAGAGGAACCACTGACCGACCACTTTAAAAAGGAAGAAGAATAGCCACAGACCTCCTGcattaaagaagaagaggaggaacacaccGTCAGTCAGGTGGGAGAGCATTTTGAAGGAATGTTGgcgttcccagtgactggtgtccctgtgacgagtgaagatgatgaggtgaaaggtgaaagtgaggagaagagagaggagGTGCCTCCAAGCAGTGCTGCCAACACCTCAAGGTTGGCATGGTAACGTAGTTTTCCTTAGATTATATGCATCTATTGTGTTTGGGAATTGTAAGGAAACTGCTCCTAACTTGGCTCCGAGGTCCGTTAACCGTAAGACTGCCGGCATTAATAGCAGACAGGATGTCAGGCAAACTCCAGTCCATGAGGCCCTACGTGCCAATTGAGTTTGCCAGGAGACCACGGTCGCTTAGGGAGTTGGACCGTTGGAAGGCAACTGAATTCCGACAGTTCTTACTGTACACTGGCCCTCTGGTGCTGGCAGGATTCCTGGACCGGAACATGTACTCTAATTTCATGCTCCTGTCAACTGCTATATCCATGTTGGTAAGCCCTGAACATCTCAACTATGCTGGACAAATGCTAAAATCTTTTGTCAACCATTTTGGTGAGCTTTATGGGACAGACCAGATTGTGTACAATTTCCACTGTCTGGTCCACCTGGCAGACGAGGTGAAGAGGCATGGCTGTCTGGACTCCTTTTCAGCGTTCCCATATGAGAATCACCTTGGGAAAAtataaaactaccgtatttttcggaatataagcgatttatactccggagcaacttatgtgtgaaaatattaacatattaccataaaatggggttagtgcgtctgcctcacaatacgaagttccttcagtcctgggttcaaatccaggctcgggatctttctgtgtggagtttgcatgttctccccgtgaatgcgtgggttccctccgggtactccggcttcctcccacttccaaagacatgcacctggggataggttgattggcaacactaaattgcccctagtgtgtgaatgtgaatgtgagtgtgaatgttgtctgtctatctgtgttggccctgcgatgaggtggcgacttgtccagggtgtaccctgccttccgcccgattgtagctgagataggcgccagcgccccccgcgaccccgaaagggaataagcggtagaaaatggatggatggatggattaccataaaatatcaaatattatttatctcattcacgtatgaGACGAGCtggatgtcagcaatcgtcacacacacacgtcaaccaatgaaaattcggcCGAGGCGGGTCatggctaggggtgtaacggtacgtgtatttgtattgaaccgtttcggtacgggggtttcggttcggtacgagggtgtatcgaaagAGTTTGTTTTCtaaagtcttaaaggggaacattatcaccaaacctatgcaagcgtcaatatataccttgatgttgcagaaaaaagaccatgtatttttttaaccgatttccgaactctaaatgggtgaattttggcaaattaaacgcctttctgtttatcggtcttttagcgatgacgtcagaacgtgacgtcaccgaggcaaCACACcccccattttcattttcacattacaaacaccgggtctcagctctgttattttccattttttcgactatttttgggaaccttggagacatcatgcctcgtcggtgtgttgtcggagggtgtaacaacactaacagggagggattcaagttgcaccactggcaagaaatctgccgccagacccccattgaatttgccagagtgtctgcacattttaccggcgatgctaagacagacatggcacagagatgtatggataacctgcagatgcatttgcaatgattaagtcaatgaaataacaaaggtgaattttgttgatgttgttgacttatgtgctaatcagacatatgtggtcgcagcatgactgccagctaatcgatgctaacatgctacgttaatcgatgctaacatgctatttacgctagctgtatgtacatttgaaactagatacccacatttaatgtgaaacaaacacttaccaatcgacggatttaagttgctccagtgtcacaagatgcgaaagtcctgatcgtttggtctgcacattttaccggcaatgctaataaggcagccatgctatgggccacttcattagttacacccatgctatggcagaatagcgtcaatagctattcgctcaatagcttcagtttcttcttcaatttcgttttcgctatctgcctccatactccgaccatctgtttcaatacatgcgtaatctgttgaatcgcttaagccgctgaaatccgagtctgaatccgaggtaatgtcgctatatcttgctgtggtaaccgccatgttgtttgtattggcagccctgtatgacgtcacagggaaatggacagtcgcatcgcaaatagcgaaaatcaagaactttaaagcttttttagggatattccgggaggtgcaaaattttgaaaaaacttcgaaaaataaaacaagccactgagaactgttttttatcgtttttaatccttttgaaattgtgataatgttaccctttaacaagctgctctgctttctgcctctgtctgagcagtgagcacccagcattgtcccgcccacacaaccatctgattggttacataaaaagccaatcagcagtgcgtattcagaacgcatgttgtaaatgcttcattgtcgagcagacatgtgtttagcagcggacatcgtacactccccaaattataaaaaacactttccagtcacaactattacaaacatcactatgagtccGTTGACATTTTAGGaacttaaactgcagttcagctcgctcacagttctgaCTTGAGGTGATCTGAAGgccaattagcttttagcgttacgttagctcattttgctgtgcgtgtgttaggggcagtaaagccctgtctgtctgttatttcacatgaactaacatgaactccatagatttcagggatgaatagtccctcctattgctattgtactacttttcagctatagttacattaatcgaACGTatttagcagcctagttttgaatggcagggtgcctgttatccatccatccattttctaccgcttattcccttttggggttgcggggggcgccggcgcctatctcagctacaacctggggatagattgattggcaacactaaattgactctgacgtaagcgacgtaccgatagaagaggaagcggcgcattgtcttcctttggagttggcagaattgtttagaagcgacaccgaaAACGAAGATCTCATGGGATTTGGCAATCAggtgtgacagattgtttggtaaatgtatagcatgttctatatgttatagttatttgaatgactcttaccataatatgttatgttaacataccaggcacgttctcggTTATTTAATTGTCATAtaacagcctgttgttcactattctttatttatttttaattgcctttcaaatgtcaatcaatcaatgttcatttatatagccctaaatcactagtgtctcaaagggctgcacaaaccacaacacaaaccactacgacatcctcggtaggcccacataagggcaaggaaaactcactcccagtgggacgtcggtgacaatgatgactatgagaaccttggagaggaccacatatgtgagcaaccccccctccctctaggggaccgaaagcaatggatgtcgagcgtgtctaacatgatactgtgaaaagttcagttcatagtggatccaacacagccgcgagagtccagtccaaagcggatccaacacagcagcgagagtcccgtccatagcggagccagcaggaaaccatcccaagcggaggcggatcagcagcgcagagatgtccccagccgatacacaggcaagcggtccatcctgggtcccgactctagacgagtggtccgtcctgggtcccgactctggacagccagaacttcatccatggacatcggacctgaccctctccacaagggagagtgagacataggagaaaaataaaagaaacggcagatcaactggtctaaaaagggagtctatttgaaagctgttcttgttggattttatctaataaatttcccccaaaaatgcaacttatactccagtgcgacgtatatatattttttcccttcttttttatgcattttcggcaggtgcgacttatactccggtgcggcttatactccgaaAGCTACGGTAATTAGAAAACCTGATTTCCCTCGAGCTCAGCTCATTCGGTGCCTTTCGTAGGTCACAGCTCCCAAATCAGATGCTGAAAAGGGAGCATTTTGTGGGCCCAATTGTTGTTGGCATGGAAGTTCATGCACAATATGGGGAAATGCAATGTGAAAGGTGGACCGTCAAATTGTCAACAGGGGACAACATGTTTCTGGTGGGGGATAAAGTCTGCCTTATCAAAAACATTATCAAAAATGATAATGGTGTGTACGCTATTTACAAAGAATTTTCAGTGTAAGCCAGTATAAGTGTGTTCTgtcttgtttttgtcatgtttctaCAGTAATAGGAAGGTTATTTCCGGTAGCAGTCAAAAATAGACCAGAGAGGCTTGTACTATATGTATATTTGGCAATTTTGGTATTGCAATAATCCTAATGATATGGTTACCCAACAGCCATCGTCTCTGGGACTCGGATGATAGCGAAGAAGACCCGGGAAATGGTGACCTCGCATCTCTGGGGTTGGCAAGCCAATTGCACAGGCAGAGTAAGGAAAAACCTCTTAACATCTCAAAAACGAAACCACCACATTAATATTAAAGATATGGTTAACATTCTTAGCGCTAAAGATATTCCTCCCTCCCTTTTATCTCTTCTCCCAGCTCCACCATCTCGCCGAGTGCCAGCAAGAGTCATTAGTACCGGTACTCGTCAACCCAACTCCTCAACTGGAGATAACTTTCGAGGTAAAGACTGATCTCCAAAATAATATCTCAGCATCCATTAACCATGGTTAACAGATCACAACCATTTAATACCAATTTATCTCCCTTAGCACCTCACCATGGGGAAGGACCAGCACCTGCATTAAACATGCAGAGAGTTACACAAGGTAGGGACTGATCTCTGAAATATTAGTGAATAGATAGACCCCTTGGGTATTATCAGTCATGGTTAACTGATGACTCTCTCACAATGCCCACCTCACTAGGAACAGCAGTCCCTCCTCGACTCCCTCCACCCAAAGCACCAGCCCTCAACATGTGGCAGACAGAGGAGCCTGGATCCAGACTGGCCTACAGGCCAACATGGCGAGGGGGAAGAATGGCCGACAACATTTCCTGCTCTGGTGAGCAATAACTGAAAATACCGGATGGTCATTGTGTGCCACagattttggaaaaaattaaaattcacaACCAATCACATATTTTCTTCCAACTTTGTCATTAACTAAGATCAGTAGCTAATGTCGGGATTATGAGTAATGAGGATAAACACTGAAACATGATATATTTTATACTGCTGTTTGTCAACAGCGGCTGAGGTCCAGATCTTTCGCCTGCTGGAAACTATGAAACACACCCAAGACCAGCTGATGGCGAAGGTCAACTTCTTAACCAGCAGGTTGACCAGTACCCCGGGGCCAGAAGTGGAAATGCCGGCCAATATCCAGTTTCCACTGGAACAGTTGGAGGCAGTGGAGGCATTTGAGGCACTTTTGAAGGAACCATCAAATGGTCCAGCTCGACAAAGAGTGGTGAGGTTTCTTACCTAATAAGAATGGTGCCATTAGGTGTATTGATTGTCCATGGTTATGCAAATAATCTATCGAATCAGCCCTGATGACCAGGCCTGTCCTGAACCACATTTTCCCAGTGGTAAGATTATGTCAGTGAGCCACAATCTGCCTGGTTTAACATTGTGTGTAAAGGTAGCATAGTTCCATGAGCCAAAAGAAcaggttctgtttttttttttttacatttccggACGCTTTCAACaggaacaaaaacattttaaatgcaaCTTAAGCTTAAAAATGTTTACCTGTTTGTTTAAATAGATGTATTTGCCTTTTAGATTTCTTCTTTGGCCACCATTGGAGGCCAGGATGTGAAGCGGGTGACCTGGAACATCCTGGGCAGGATCTTCACAGATGAGGTTTCACATCAGATCAATTGGAAGGGTGTCAACAACAAAAAGGCCTTTAGCAGGATGGCAACAAAGACCTTGCTTTTCAGTAAGCATATAATTCAAAGTTATATTACATACGTACATTCAAAGTCAATAGTGAGGGCAGCCTTAAAAATCGTAGCAACCACCATACCTGTAGTTGCTTCCAAACTATTTCTCTTGGTGAGATTAACGTGACGCTTCAACTGATGTTTGTCGACTTCCTTTATTGCGTTTCTTCGCATGTTCAAAGAAACTGAAATAAAGTAATACGAAATCACATGAGGTAGTGAAAACATTCCTGTTAACTGAGTAATGATAATAACAAAAATCCTACCTTTCTGACAACATGCACTTTGCCGTGAGACTCCCTCCTTTTGATTCCTTTTGTCGCTGGCACTGTAAACGGCGTTGACAATGGCTGCGATTCTCTCCGCCTCTAATTGAGTGGTTAATTGGACTTGTTCACATTGCCTCGTGCGCTGCAGCTGGCTACCTAACGTGATACGTTTGGAGTTGAAAACTCGTGTCCGACTTCTAAGCCGACGTCACCATATCACGTGACCCATAACATCGCGGGAGCAAGTTTTCAGGAGGCGTTCCTTGTCTGTTTCCTTTGTAGTGTGAGACAGCGCGGTCTGCGACTGCAACCGGCTCGCCGACGCCCCTTCACAGCGGAATGGTTCCTATTGGTTATAAGTTCAGTGACGTGTGTTCAGGTCCGCACTCGGCTATTTATATGATGTGATGTCTTGTTAATACGCCTACATGAATACAAACATAGAATGATAGTacaaatacagttgtgatcaaaattattcaacccccacacaattttggtgttttagcaagttggacatttattccgtatttggtttatagtcatatcaaataaagatgtgtcaaatagatacaaatgcaacttcaattgtaacactgtattttacaaaataccaaaaaaggacatttttcttaatatctcattgacaaaattattcaaccccctggtTACGTGCATCTTTATTACTTattagaacaccctttggcagtaatgacatccttcaaacgtgatacataaccggacacaagcttcttgcaaccatctacatctttgcccattcctcttgggcaaaggcctccagttcattcatattcttgggcttgcgtgctgcaactgccttcttcaagtcccaccacaggttttctataggatttaggtctggcgactgggaaggccactccagagtcttccagcccttcttctgcaaccactctgatgtcgcttgggatcgttgtcctgttggaaggtccaacgtgtcccaagcctcagcttcgtcactgacttcatgacatttgcagctaatatatcctgctaggaaatagaattcataatgctttgaacgcgctggagattcccggtacctcaGGCACAGAAACAGCCCCACCATgattaacagtaggcaaggtgttcttctctttgtaagcttcattttttctcctccagacataacgttgattcataggcccaaagtgttccacttttgtctcatcactccatagaacagtttcccaaaacctttggggttcgtccaaatgatttttggcatactggagtctatttttcttgtgcctggtagtcagaattggggtgcgcctgggagttctggcatggaggccttcatctcgtagtgtgcgccttattgtctgggacgaaacctgcgttcccccctctgcaatgtcctgttgtagttcctcagctgttacccgggggtttttcacgactgtacgcttcaaataccggacagcagttgcacacagcatcctctttctaccacgcccaggtagtgtttccactgtgcctttagctttaaacttgcaaattatgctcccaactgtgtctcttggaatgtgtaatgcctttgctattttctttaatccatatcctttcttatgaagagaaattacctcctctcttaacttctttgaccactccctggacttcaccttgttgcaaatacaccattgaccatctacaagaagctgagcgttacagtctttttcaatcagtttaattgttgctcattatggttctaatcacatctacacctgattgaaaataccttattcaaattctgttcttaagagttatgatcttcatggggttgaataattttgtcaatgagatattaagagaaatgacactgtttggtatgttacaaaatataatgttgtaattcaagttgcatttgtctatttaatgcatctttatttgatatgactataaacaaaatacggaataaatgtccaacttgctaaaacacccaaattgtgtgggggttgaataattttgatcacaactgtataataAGAAAATAATGTCAACTTCCCAAAGTTGGGTTATGGATATTTATTTATGCCCCCCCATTGGCCCTCTCCGTCGCCGTCATCTAACAGAGCCAAACAAACCTGACAAAACCAcacagatttctccacatacaGTACTCTGATCAAGGAACCAAGTAACGATATTGTTTGAACATTATGGATGTGTTGCACACCTATACCCTGATCACAAACTCATAGTTTACGCACCTCTTATTTCAACCACCTCCTGTAACTTTAAGTCATGTTTCTTTTTCAAATGTAATCTCCTTAATACCTGTCTCATATTTTGTATTGTGTAAGCATACTTGGCTTTGGATGCTACATACCATAAACATAAACGTATCTGTCTTGTAATCTTATTTGATTACAGGTGCTGTGAGAAAAAATGTGGAGACAAGGTCAGCCACGGATGCCGAGGTCACCAAACACGCGATCAGGTGGTTCAACCTGGCGGCGGATCGGGCAGCGAGGAGACGAGTCCCGCCTCCACCTCCACAGACAGATCAGGAGGAATAGAAATGTATCAATAAACAACCTTTTATTTAACTTCTTGTCATTCACCAGTTATTCATTTTCTGATATGTTAGCTGTGCATGGAGCAGCATTTCGTTGAAGTTGTAGTCTAAtagattaaatatttatatttactatttattcatatatatatatatttatatattatatactttaCAGAGTGAATTGACCATTTTCTGTTTCTGCCTATTGACAATATTGTTAGTTTAAAAATACAAGGCAATGCATATTTAAGTTTAGGCCAATATTGCTGTGGTAGGGCCTAGTGATAGTGTTAGTTTCCTATTTTATTCTACAGCAAGAAAAGAAAGGGATTTTGAAAAGAAGATAAACGGGTCCAAATGAGCCAGGGTTTTTATGAGTCCGTTGCTGGTCCACGGCgcatgtacagttgtgatcaaaattattcaacc includes:
- the LOC133544972 gene encoding uncharacterized protein LOC133544972 isoform X2; amino-acid sequence: MLAFPVTGVPVTSEDDEVKGESEEKREEVPPSSAANTSSHRLWDSDDSEEDPGNGDLASLGLASQLHRQTPPSRRVPARVISTGTRQPNSSTGDNFRAPHHGEGPAPALNMQRVTQGTAVPPRLPPPKAPALNMWQTEEPGSRLAYRPTWRGGRMADNISCSAAEVQIFRLLETMKHTQDQLMAKVNFLTSRLTSTPGPEVEMPANIQFPLEQLEAVEAFEALLKEPSNGPARQRVISSLATIGGQDVKRVTWNILGRIFTDEVSHQINWKGVNNKKAFSRMATKTLLFSAVRKNVETRSATDAEVTKHAIRWFNLAADRAARRRVPPPPPQTDQEE
- the LOC133544972 gene encoding uncharacterized protein LOC133544972 isoform X1, coding for MLAFPVTGVPVTSEDDEVKGESEEKREEVPPSSAANTSRLACHRLWDSDDSEEDPGNGDLASLGLASQLHRQTPPSRRVPARVISTGTRQPNSSTGDNFRAPHHGEGPAPALNMQRVTQGTAVPPRLPPPKAPALNMWQTEEPGSRLAYRPTWRGGRMADNISCSAAEVQIFRLLETMKHTQDQLMAKVNFLTSRLTSTPGPEVEMPANIQFPLEQLEAVEAFEALLKEPSNGPARQRVISSLATIGGQDVKRVTWNILGRIFTDEVSHQINWKGVNNKKAFSRMATKTLLFSAVRKNVETRSATDAEVTKHAIRWFNLAADRAARRRVPPPPPQTDQEE